In Rutidosis leptorrhynchoides isolate AG116_Rl617_1_P2 chromosome 2, CSIRO_AGI_Rlap_v1, whole genome shotgun sequence, one genomic interval encodes:
- the LOC139889110 gene encoding uncharacterized protein translates to MSRTDKICQAFQRKSQDIVNALSLVFTTKMLIQNLREESWQSLLDKVVSFCESNNIEVPKMTQTYKDIVRSRSKKDDVTVEHHYRVEVFIAAIDSQLHELNSRFSESVTELLRLSVALDPKKSFEKNDICKLAKKFYPSDFTEQDIIQLKLGLRHYELDVPNDLELKKFKPLRSYVEAYTKLRGRIHTLCLID, encoded by the coding sequence ATGAGTAGAACCGACAAGATTTGTCAAGCTTTTCAACGTAAGTCTCAAGATATAGTTAATGCTTTGAGTTTGGTTTTCACTACAAAGATGTTGATTCAAAATCTAAGGGAAGAAAGTTGGCAGTCACTTTTGGATAAAGTTGTTAGTTTTTGTGAGTCAAATAACATTGAAGTTCCTAAAATGACACAAACTTACAAAGATATAGTTCGATCTCGTTCAAAAAAAGATGATGTGACTGTTGAACATCATTATCGAGTTGAGGTGTTCATTGCGGCTATTGATAGTCAATTGCATGAGTTGAACTCAAGATTTAGTGAGTCAGTGACAGAACTTCTTCGTCTTAGTGTTGCTTTGGACCCTAAAAAATCGTTTGAAAAAAACGATATTTGTAAATTAGCAAAAAAGTTCTATCCTTCAGACTTTACAGAGCAGGATATTATTCAGCTAAAACTTGGGTTGCGACATTATGAGCTAGATGTGCCTAATGATCTTGAATTAAAAAAATTCAAACCGTTGCGGAGTTATGTAGAGGCCTACACGAAACTAAGAGGTCGGATTCATACCCTTTGCTTGATAGATTGA